From the genome of Nitrosomonas sp., one region includes:
- a CDS encoding isoprenylcysteine carboxylmethyltransferase family protein yields the protein MEKAAFILLGLNFLYVGLLPKIFFREDGKFTPMWFVTAAPWGIAPVLFIAVYFDVLAPFIDTASVVYTIMAATGTVFCCVSIAIISMTIGTHRVPLALWHQEHDNDKPQNIVTWGSYKYIRHPFYSAFIIAFIGAVLIVPHWSIVALGLYTFLILNYTASKEEKRLSAEGDGFGAQYTEYVKHTGRFFPKLSGECGIKMKLKENQ from the coding sequence ATGGAAAAAGCTGCATTCATTTTATTGGGATTGAATTTCTTATATGTGGGATTGCTGCCCAAGATTTTTTTTCGTGAAGACGGCAAGTTTACGCCGATGTGGTTTGTGACTGCGGCGCCATGGGGCATTGCGCCGGTCTTGTTCATCGCCGTGTACTTCGATGTGCTGGCACCGTTCATCGATACCGCGTCCGTTGTTTACACGATTATGGCGGCAACCGGTACAGTGTTTTGCTGTGTCTCCATTGCAATAATTTCCATGACCATCGGTACGCACCGGGTGCCTTTGGCGCTCTGGCACCAGGAACACGATAACGACAAGCCGCAAAATATTGTTACCTGGGGAAGTTATAAGTATATTCGCCATCCTTTTTATAGTGCTTTTATTATTGCGTTTATCGGCGCCGTGCTCATTGTGCCGCACTGGTCGATTGTTGCACTGGGCCTGTATACGTTTTTGATCCTGAACTATACCGCCAGCAAGGAAGAAAAAAGGCTGTCCGCGGAAGGTGATGGATTCGGTGCGCAATATACTGAATACGTGAAACACACAGGGCGCTTTTTTCCAAAATTATCCGGAGAGTGCGGCATAAAAATGAAATTGAAGGAGAATCAATAA
- a CDS encoding outer membrane lipoprotein-sorting protein, whose amino-acid sequence MNKYSYQIALILVCLMIASEELAAKQLSAGEIVHRANQVSYYAGQDGRAKADMTITDDKGRKRHRQMILLRRDIAETDELENNAYLSEQQLYVYFTHPTDVNKTGFLVWKNVTANDERWLYLPSLDLVRRIAASDKRTSFVGSDFFYEDISGRNINDDHHELIDTTNNYYVIRNTPHDPASVEFQFYTMYIHKETFIPVQVEYYDQKNELYRLGKTLKVETIQGYPTITKASMENLKSGSSTIMEYSDIQYNIDLTNEIFSERYLRNPPQKFLY is encoded by the coding sequence ATGAACAAGTATAGCTATCAAATTGCCTTGATCCTGGTTTGCTTGATGATTGCAAGCGAGGAATTGGCAGCAAAACAATTATCCGCAGGCGAGATTGTGCACCGCGCGAACCAGGTTTCCTATTATGCGGGTCAGGATGGGCGCGCGAAAGCGGATATGACCATCACCGACGATAAAGGCCGGAAGCGACACCGCCAGATGATATTGCTGCGCAGGGATATTGCCGAAACGGATGAACTGGAAAACAACGCCTACCTCAGCGAACAGCAACTGTATGTCTATTTTACCCACCCCACGGATGTCAACAAAACAGGCTTTCTGGTGTGGAAAAATGTTACCGCGAATGATGAGCGCTGGTTGTATTTGCCGTCGCTGGACTTGGTCAGACGCATAGCGGCCAGCGACAAACGCACCAGTTTTGTCGGTTCCGACTTTTTCTATGAGGATATATCCGGGCGCAATATCAATGACGATCATCACGAACTGATCGATACGACGAACAACTATTACGTCATCAGGAATACGCCGCACGATCCGGCTTCAGTCGAATTCCAGTTCTACACGATGTACATTCATAAAGAGACATTTATACCGGTACAGGTTGAATACTACGATCAAAAAAATGAATTATATCGTCTGGGAAAAACGCTTAAAGTAGAAACCATACAGGGTTACCCGACCATAACGAAAGCCAGTATGGAAAATCTGAAATCGGGCAGCTCAACAATTATGGAATACAGCGATATTCAATACAATATTGACCTGACAAATGAAATATTTTCCGAACGCTATTTACGCAATCCGCCACAAAAATTTCTGTACTGA
- a CDS encoding MMPL family transporter, translated as MFTHFKQDALKYCFVLFYTCLLLASTGLVSWQLNNSMEVWFYEKDPKRIVHRAAMDEMGEWDWLAVVLDTRVQIYDHRFLNELKTLNDRISTLDHVRKVISIANARGTFNDSDGLEYRVLYNGDQSGSDGIDEEFREKLSGNPVFVNSLFREQQDYKTVILIQDDNAFDDGGPVRVKLVNEVNAIMDDAQLVEQYWVVGTTPLNAALNTFSLRDVYIFYPLVFGICIVFGWWVFGNWRDLLVSLSIISAVVSTIVSSMVYTGYTLNMVTIMLPAILTSLSMANVVHIITHFHKLRAANPDCSLTEIAVLVRKELWAPCFGSALTTSIGFVSLAFVGIVPVIQLGIFGAIGILLGFLLTIFVAPLLLAFLWRNIPYACTARPRSFNTYAGSVLAKISTAVVIHHKRVIVLFGVVTIGALSGFHVLKADTSYLQMFKANTEIRNAYDRVEESGFSTTNFRIFLEMDEGLEDPDTFLALNKLQNEINTLPEVIKTVSPIDALKEIDRAIIDAEKWSSDNYLNYDRQTYAQLLFVGELSNNDDLRDLILHDNKTAQIFIFTHYLSNSELTKLVAGIEALIEQYLPETVRAEVTGLTLLWATMDQHLMESQIVTILVVALGIFATLFVMTRSMSLSLIGLAVSLLPVLSIIGIMAWLGIKLNMGTILIGGIALGLAIDDTIHFVWHYMNERHQGTGLQTSLKKTIESKGLAIVITSVIVAAGFSIMMLSQFIPTVNFGVFTTAAVLLAMLADILLLPAILILFSAHLKIRHFKQDKAGTKNIDAAYN; from the coding sequence ATGTTTACTCATTTTAAACAAGACGCACTCAAGTATTGCTTCGTTCTTTTTTATACCTGTTTGCTTTTGGCGAGCACCGGCCTGGTGAGCTGGCAACTCAATAACAGCATGGAAGTCTGGTTTTATGAAAAAGACCCGAAACGGATCGTTCATAGAGCAGCAATGGATGAAATGGGAGAATGGGACTGGCTGGCTGTCGTTCTGGATACCCGGGTTCAGATTTACGATCATCGGTTTTTAAATGAATTAAAAACGCTGAACGACCGGATATCGACACTGGACCATGTCAGAAAAGTGATTTCGATTGCAAATGCCCGGGGAACATTTAACGACAGCGACGGCCTGGAATACCGTGTTTTATACAACGGCGATCAATCCGGAAGCGACGGCATCGATGAGGAATTCAGGGAAAAATTATCGGGAAACCCTGTATTTGTCAATTCGCTCTTTAGAGAACAGCAGGACTACAAAACCGTTATCTTGATTCAGGACGATAATGCCTTTGACGATGGCGGCCCTGTCCGCGTTAAACTCGTCAACGAAGTCAACGCGATCATGGATGATGCGCAGCTTGTTGAACAGTACTGGGTGGTCGGCACGACACCTTTAAATGCCGCATTGAATACCTTCTCGCTCAGGGATGTTTATATTTTTTATCCATTGGTGTTCGGGATTTGCATCGTTTTTGGATGGTGGGTGTTTGGTAACTGGCGCGATCTGCTCGTGTCGCTCAGTATTATCTCGGCTGTTGTGTCCACCATTGTTTCGAGTATGGTTTATACCGGTTATACGCTGAACATGGTAACCATAATGCTGCCGGCCATTCTGACGTCGCTATCCATGGCCAATGTCGTTCATATCATTACGCATTTCCATAAACTGCGCGCGGCTAATCCGGACTGTTCGCTCACTGAAATCGCCGTGCTGGTCAGAAAAGAACTCTGGGCGCCTTGTTTTGGTTCTGCGCTTACGACCAGTATCGGTTTTGTTTCATTGGCGTTTGTCGGGATCGTGCCGGTGATACAACTCGGTATCTTCGGCGCCATAGGTATTTTGCTGGGTTTCTTGCTCACAATATTTGTAGCGCCACTGTTGCTGGCGTTCTTGTGGCGCAACATCCCGTATGCATGCACGGCCAGGCCCCGTTCCTTTAATACCTATGCCGGCAGCGTTCTGGCAAAAATTTCCACCGCGGTTGTCATTCATCATAAGCGGGTTATTGTTCTGTTCGGCGTTGTGACCATCGGCGCATTATCGGGGTTCCACGTGCTAAAGGCGGATACAAGTTATTTGCAGATGTTCAAGGCGAATACGGAAATCCGGAATGCCTACGACAGGGTGGAAGAATCGGGTTTTTCAACCACAAATTTCCGGATTTTCCTGGAAATGGATGAAGGTCTGGAAGATCCGGACACGTTTCTGGCGCTAAATAAACTGCAAAACGAGATCAATACATTGCCGGAAGTCATTAAAACAGTGAGTCCTATCGACGCCTTGAAAGAAATCGACCGGGCGATAATCGATGCGGAAAAATGGAGCAGCGATAATTATCTGAATTATGACAGACAGACATACGCCCAATTACTGTTCGTTGGTGAATTGAGTAATAATGACGACCTGAGGGATCTCATCCTGCACGATAACAAAACAGCGCAGATATTTATCTTTACCCATTATTTATCAAACAGCGAGCTGACAAAACTTGTTGCAGGCATTGAAGCCCTGATCGAACAATACCTGCCCGAAACCGTCAGGGCCGAAGTAACCGGTTTAACGCTGTTATGGGCCACCATGGATCAACATCTTATGGAATCCCAGATTGTCACCATTCTGGTGGTTGCCCTGGGTATTTTCGCAACATTATTTGTTATGACGCGCTCAATGTCGCTCTCATTGATCGGCCTGGCCGTCAGTTTATTGCCGGTTCTGTCCATTATTGGAATCATGGCGTGGTTGGGCATTAAATTGAATATGGGCACAATATTGATTGGCGGCATTGCACTGGGTCTGGCCATAGACGACACCATCCATTTTGTCTGGCATTACATGAATGAGCGCCATCAAGGAACAGGTTTGCAAACAAGCCTGAAAAAGACGATTGAATCGAAAGGGCTGGCGATTGTGATTACTTCAGTGATCGTGGCCGCGGGCTTTTCAATTATGATGTTGTCTCAATTTATACCAACCGTCAATTTTGGTGTGTTCACAACGGCCGCAGTCCTGCTTGCCATGCTTGCGGATATTTTATTGCTGCCGGCGATATTAATACTATTCAGCGCGCATCTAAAAATTCGGCATTTTAAACAAGACAAGGCGGGAACAAAAAACATTGACGCGGCATATAATTGA
- a CDS encoding fatty acyl-AMP ligase — protein sequence MRVIKSIAETGHNRLPAQYPQYGQTDMDTHFHSLVDILMEHANTQGYETAYVHWSPNQEIQQHISFQQLHHGAQAIASALQQQLPAGSRVVLAFPTGIDFITAFMGCLYAGMIAVPVYPPFAQKEWPRFANIAQDCGAALICTRSERMEAMNDGCRQYRLLQHIPCLAVDMLYSNAAHVWNKPAIKQNDIAFLQYTSGTTGDPKGVMVTHGNIMANQAMITEIFRHTTDSIVAGWLPMYHDMGLIGTVLNPLYVGFKSVLMEPIVFLRQPSRWLKAISDYRVTTSGAPNFAYDYCVDRINDREKSALDLSSWTVAFSGAEKVQMRTIENFSRAFSACGFRRESFLPCYGLAEATLFVTGKPAGQPVTSIKIDKNKLAVNAINEPQQDEDAIQITSCGVGAHSQVIIVDPDSKQPCPPSRVGEIWLAGPHVTKGYFNKRGITGQIFNARITHGNGDAYLRTGDLGFIRNGELYVTGRIKEMIIIRGKNYYPQDIEQIAQINNAVLRTGAGAAFGIELANEEKVVLVQEINKKFLRDFDSGLVYADIRENLMSGLKLDIHEIVLVRQGTIPVTTSGKISRRTVRECYLADRLDAVVDRELSCNALALC from the coding sequence ATGCGAGTAATCAAATCAATTGCAGAAACCGGCCATAACAGGCTCCCGGCGCAATACCCGCAATACGGTCAGACCGACATGGACACACATTTTCATTCGTTGGTCGACATTTTGATGGAGCATGCCAATACGCAAGGGTATGAGACGGCTTATGTACATTGGTCGCCCAACCAGGAAATTCAACAGCACATCAGTTTTCAGCAATTGCATCATGGCGCGCAAGCCATTGCTTCGGCGCTGCAGCAGCAATTGCCCGCCGGATCAAGAGTGGTTCTGGCTTTTCCAACGGGGATCGACTTTATTACAGCATTTATGGGGTGTTTGTATGCAGGCATGATTGCTGTTCCGGTTTATCCGCCGTTTGCCCAAAAAGAATGGCCGAGGTTTGCCAATATTGCTCAGGATTGCGGCGCAGCACTGATATGCACGCGTTCCGAACGGATGGAGGCGATGAATGACGGCTGCAGGCAGTATCGGTTGCTACAGCATATACCCTGTCTTGCAGTTGACATGCTTTACAGCAACGCTGCGCATGTATGGAACAAACCGGCGATCAAGCAGAACGACATCGCATTTTTACAATATACATCGGGTACGACCGGCGATCCAAAGGGTGTCATGGTGACGCATGGAAATATTATGGCGAACCAGGCCATGATCACCGAGATATTCCGGCATACGACCGACTCAATCGTTGCCGGGTGGCTGCCCATGTATCATGACATGGGCTTGATCGGCACTGTTCTAAATCCGCTTTATGTCGGTTTCAAATCGGTATTGATGGAGCCTATTGTTTTCTTGCGCCAACCGTCCCGCTGGTTAAAGGCAATCTCGGATTATCGGGTAACCACTAGCGGCGCGCCCAATTTTGCCTATGACTATTGTGTGGATAGAATCAACGACCGGGAAAAATCCGCTCTGGATTTGAGTTCCTGGACCGTCGCGTTCAGCGGCGCGGAAAAAGTCCAGATGCGCACAATCGAAAATTTTAGCCGCGCTTTCAGCGCATGCGGTTTTCGCAGAGAATCTTTTCTACCGTGTTACGGGCTGGCGGAGGCAACTTTGTTTGTCACGGGAAAACCCGCCGGGCAGCCCGTGACATCAATCAAAATCGATAAAAACAAGCTGGCAGTCAACGCAATCAACGAACCGCAACAGGATGAAGATGCCATTCAGATTACCAGTTGCGGGGTTGGCGCGCACAGTCAGGTGATCATCGTCGATCCGGACAGTAAGCAGCCATGCCCGCCATCCAGGGTCGGCGAGATCTGGTTGGCAGGCCCCCATGTAACCAAAGGCTATTTTAATAAGCGGGGGATTACCGGTCAGATTTTCAATGCACGGATCACGCACGGCAACGGCGATGCCTATCTTCGTACCGGCGATCTTGGTTTTATCAGGAATGGCGAGCTTTATGTGACTGGCCGCATTAAAGAAATGATTATTATCCGGGGTAAAAATTATTATCCGCAGGACATCGAACAGATAGCCCAGATCAATAATGCTGTGTTAAGAACCGGCGCGGGCGCAGCATTTGGCATAGAACTGGCAAATGAAGAAAAAGTGGTATTGGTACAGGAAATTAACAAGAAGTTTCTCAGGGATTTTGATTCCGGGCTGGTTTATGCGGACATCCGGGAAAATCTCATGTCCGGGTTGAAACTGGATATTCATGAGATTGTACTGGTTCGGCAAGGTACTATTCCAGTGACCACAAGCGGCAAAATAAGCCGCCGGACAGTCAGGGAATGCTATCTGGCCGATCGGCTTGACGCTGTGGTGGATCGGGAGTTGTCTTGTAACGCTTTGGCACTCTGTTAG